A window of the Virgibacillus pantothenticus genome harbors these coding sequences:
- a CDS encoding aminopeptidase — MVTQQTQEKYAELALRTGVNLQTGQALMINAPIEGADFTKIVVRKAYEMGAKDVHINWVDDELTRLKFEYAPDEVIAHFPEWKVMLHNSFAEDGAAILNIRSTNPDLLQGIDPSRVAKANKAGAEAMKKFRKYTMNDKIAWSIISIPTGDWAQKIFPDKSREDAIESLWAAIVKIVRVDQENPVAAWETHNESLRVAREILNKKSYQKLIFKAPGTHLEMELPEGHIWKGGSAQTEDGVTFNPNMPTEEVFSLPHKYGVNGTVASTKPLNYGGSLIDRFQLTFKDGKVVDFKAEQGQETLEHLLNIDEGSKRLGEVALVPHESPVSQSGLIFYNTLFDENASCHIALGKAYPTNLEGGSKMNEEELDRHGVNDSLSHVDFMIGSEQLDIDGMFADGTTEPVFRNGTWAWKTNE, encoded by the coding sequence ATGGTTACACAACAAACACAAGAAAAATATGCAGAATTGGCACTCCGCACAGGAGTTAATTTACAAACAGGGCAAGCTTTGATGATTAATGCACCCATAGAGGGGGCAGATTTTACAAAAATCGTTGTGCGCAAAGCATATGAAATGGGGGCGAAGGACGTACATATTAATTGGGTGGATGATGAACTTACACGATTAAAATTTGAATATGCTCCGGACGAAGTGATTGCTCATTTTCCAGAATGGAAAGTAATGTTGCATAATAGCTTTGCTGAAGATGGAGCAGCAATCTTGAATATTCGTTCGACGAACCCAGATTTATTGCAAGGCATTGATCCTTCTCGAGTGGCAAAAGCGAATAAAGCAGGAGCAGAAGCAATGAAAAAATTCCGTAAATATACGATGAATGATAAAATTGCTTGGTCGATTATCTCCATCCCTACAGGAGATTGGGCACAAAAGATTTTTCCAGATAAGTCGCGAGAAGATGCTATTGAAAGCCTATGGGCCGCAATTGTGAAAATAGTGCGAGTAGATCAGGAAAATCCTGTTGCTGCTTGGGAGACACATAATGAGTCTTTGCGTGTAGCAAGGGAAATTCTAAATAAGAAAAGTTACCAGAAGCTAATTTTTAAAGCGCCAGGAACACATTTGGAAATGGAGCTTCCAGAAGGACACATTTGGAAAGGTGGCTCTGCACAAACAGAGGATGGTGTTACCTTCAATCCAAACATGCCTACGGAAGAAGTGTTTAGCTTGCCGCACAAGTATGGCGTAAACGGAACAGTAGCAAGTACCAAGCCGCTGAATTATGGAGGTAGCTTGATCGATCGCTTTCAATTAACGTTTAAAGACGGAAAAGTCGTTGATTTTAAAGCAGAGCAAGGACAAGAAACGCTAGAACACTTATTAAATATCGATGAAGGGTCCAAGCGTCTTGGTGAAGTTGCTCTTGTCCCTCACGAATCTCCGGTCTCACAGTCTGGGTTAATTTTCTATAATACATTGTTTGATGAGAATGCTTCGTGCCATATAGCGCTTGGTAAAGCTTACCCAACGAACTTAGAAGGCGGCTCCAAAATGAATGAGGAAGAGTTGGATCGACATGGAGTGAATGATAGTCTCAGCCATGTGGACTTTATGATTGGGTCAGAACAGCTTGATATTGATGGTATGTTTGCAGATGGTACAACAGAGCCGGTGTTTCGTAATGGGACGTGGGCATGGAAAACGAATGAATAG
- a CDS encoding winged helix-turn-helix transcriptional regulator, which produces MDNLCPRFEKAMGLLSTRWVGLILFDLLKGKKRFSEMEADLPISGRLLSDRLKMLEKEGIVTRDVYSEFPVRIEYSLSEKGKALAPVIQEIQHWAEEHVSADDVDPEC; this is translated from the coding sequence ATGGATAATTTATGTCCACGTTTTGAAAAAGCTATGGGGCTATTAAGCACAAGGTGGGTCGGACTAATTCTGTTTGACTTACTTAAAGGAAAGAAGCGTTTTTCTGAAATGGAGGCTGATTTGCCGATCAGCGGTCGCTTGTTGTCTGACCGACTTAAAATGCTAGAAAAAGAAGGAATCGTCACAAGGGATGTCTACTCCGAATTCCCTGTTCGCATTGAGTATTCCCTATCTGAAAAAGGCAAGGCATTAGCCCCAGTCATTCAAGAAATTCAACACTGGGCAGAAGAGCATGTTTCTGCTGACGATGTTGACCCGGAATGTTAA